CCGGGTGTAGTCCGTGTGGACGTGCTCCCATTCGTCACGCAAGGGAACTCCTGGGGTTGAAGTCAGCAGCGGGCCAGGGGGGTTCGGGAACTACAGGGTCTCGACGTTCGCTCCGGACAGGCGGTTTCGGCAGTCGAGCACGTACGGCGCGTGCTTCTCGATCATCACGAGGTCGAATCGCGGATGATCCATGAGAAGAACCACCGCATCAGCGGCGGCTACCTCTTCCGGGTTCGCATCGACCCGGGGCACGTTCAGCTCGGTGTCGACGCCGTCCGGGATGTTGGGTTCGGAGCCGCGGACATCGGCACCGAGGCCGATGAGAAGTTCGGCGACACGCGCCGACGGGGAATTGCGCAGGTCGGTGGCGTCGTACTTGTAGGTCAGGCCGAGGAGTAGAACCTGAGATCCGCTGACCGGTATGCCCCGCTTGTTGAGTGCTTCCACGAGGCGCCGGACTACGTAGTCGGGCATGTGCCGGTTCACGTCGGCGGCGAGTTCCGCGAACCGGAACGGGATGCCAAGCTCCTGCTGGGCCTTCCACGAGAGGAACATCGGGTCGACGGGCAGGCAGTGCCCGCCGACCCCCGGTCCCGGGGTGAACTTCGTGAATCCGAACGGCTTGGTCGCGGCGGCGTCGATCGCCTCCCAGATGCTCACGCCGAGGGCATCGGCCAACATCGCCATCTCGTTGATCATGGAGATGTTGACGAACCGGAAGGTGTTCTCCAGCAGCTTGGCCAACTCGGCGACCTTCGGCCCTGACACCGGCACCGTGGTCTGGAAGATGCCGTCGTAGAAGTCCTTGATCACGTCGAGCGATTTGGCGTCGATTCCGGACACCAGCTTCGGCGTCCCGTCGAACGACCACCGCTTGTTTCCGATCCGCTCGGGGCTGAAGCCAGCCAGGAAGTCTGCCCCGCCTTTGAGGCCCGAGGTCTCTTCCAAGATCGGCAGCAGCAGCTCCTCGGTGGTGCCGGGATAGCTCGTGGACTCCAGGACCACCGTCGCGCCGTGGCGCAGGTGCTCACCCAGTGTCCGGGCGCAGGACTCGATGTAGGTCAGGTCGGGCACGCCGTCTCGCAGCGGGGTCGGCACGGTGATTACCGCGATATCGAAGCCGACCAGTGCGGCAGTGTCGGCGGTCACGGAGTAGGCCCCGGTCTCCAGCACCGCGCTGAGCCGCGAGGAGGCCACGTCCTCCACGTAGGACTGGCCGGCGGCGAGCTGCTTGACGCGGCGCCGGTCCACGTCGTAGCCAACGACACGGTGTCCCACCTCTGCGGCGCGTACGGCCAGCGGAAGCCCTACGTAACCCTGACCAGCGACAACTATCTGCACGGCAGCTCCTACTCGATTCCGGTGCTTGAATGGACCGTCGTTCCTGGTCTGGCAAGGAGAAGCGCTGTGCCCCTGGTGTCTGTCGTGATGCCCGTGTACAACTCGGCACCCACCCTCGGCGCAGCCGTCCGATCGGTGCTCACGCAGACCCACAGCGACCTGGAGCTCCTGGTCACCGACGACCAGTCCTCCGATGGCTCCATGGACCTGCTCCGCGAGTTCGCCGAGCAGGACGAACGCGTCCTGCCGGAGTCGGCACCCGAACAGGGAGGCGCGGGCCGGGCCCGCAACCTCGCGATCGAGCGGGCCCGCGGGGACTACATCGCCTTTCTCGACAGCGACGACATGTGGCTTCCGGAGAAGACCGAGAAGCAGCTCGCCTTCGCCGCGGAGGCCAGTGCGCCGTTGACGTTCACCTCGTACTTCAAGATGGACGCCGACTACGAGGGCGAGAGCACCGACTGGGTCCCGAACGGCCGGGTGGTCCGTGCGCGGCAGCACGTGAACTACCGCGCGATGCTGGTCCGAGACCACATCGGCGCCCTCACCGCCATGTACGACCGCAATGCCCTGGGCACGAGGCTGATGCCGGAGATGCGCAAGCGCCAGGACTACGCCCTCTGGCTGTCGATCATGCGGGACGGCGCTGACGCCCGAGGCCTGGCTGAACCGCTTGCGGTGTACAGGGCCCACCAGGCGGGATCGCTCTCCTCCAACAAACTGTCGCTCGTGCAATACAACTGGGCCCTGTATCGCGAGCACGAGCATCTGTCGGTCCCACGGGCGACGCGGGCACTGAGCGGGGCTGTATGGCAGTCTCTGCGTAACTCGCGCATCTAGGTTCGCGAACGGGCCCGGGGCGCCCGGTGCGCAACCGTTTCGGTGGGTCACCGGTGCCTTCGACCGGCTACGCGGCCGAGCCGTTGCCGGCCCTCGCGCGCAGGAACAACTGCAGGAGCAGCCGCCTGTCGGAGACCGGGACGGCCTCCTGACCACTGTGGAGCGCCTCCCGACCGTGCAGGAAGCGGCGCTGGTTCACGATGAGGTAGTCCCCGGGCTGGAGCATGAGGGAGACCTGCCCCCGGACAAGCTCCGCAGCGAGTTCCCTGGCGGCGTCGGCGTGCGCCTGGCCGAGCTCGGACCTCTCCAGCATCTTGGCGGTGAACCGGACGAACCCCTCGCCCGGGGCGGAGCCGTCCAGGATCGGGAACGGCTTGTACTCCTCGCCCACGCCGAACAGGTCGAAGAAGGTCCCGTAGTGGTAGGCCGACTCGGCCAGCAGGGCACGGCTGTCCTCCGACAGCCGCGCCACCGCAGCGCGGGCGTCGGACAGGATGCTGGGGCCCCCGCCGAGCGGGTCGGGGCGAACGCACAGGAGCGTGGTGTAGTCAGGGGGCAGGGTCCCGTTCACCAGGTCCATGTGGAAGGCGTTGTAGCCGATGCCGCTGGACTTGCCGGGGTCCTTGTCGACCTTGACCCCGATGTCCTTCCACAGGGGCCACCGAGGGAAGGGCGAGAAGGGAATCGCCACCTCGGCCGCGAAGGCCGTCGCCAGCCGCTGGAACCTGTCGTCGACCCCCAGGGCCTTGGCGAGGTTTCCCAGGCGCAGCACGGCGTATCCGCCGCCCTCCCCGGTCAGCGAGTGGCGCAGGATCGCGGCGGTTTCCTCGAACTGCGGGGTGACCTTCAGCTCGGCCCGGTACCGCCCCATGGTGGACTGCGCCAGGAACGCGCCGTCCAGTTTCCAGAGCGGGAGAGAACAGTCGATCAGAGCGGCTTCGAGTTCGCTCGGGATGTCGATGAGCACGCGGAGCTTCCTTCTCTCTTGGGGTTCTCGACGTTGACCGGGAACAGGCCGCTGCCCCGAGACCGTGGGGAGTCGGCAGGTCTCTCCGGGCGGCACCCACCCTCGACCGTGACCGAAGGTAATGACACCAGCACTCTGGGGTGTTCACTGTCGTGAACCCGCGGCCCCCGAGCCGGTTCAGGGCCGACAACGCGTCGCCGAACCGAGCGTTCGCGTAGGCAGCAATGCCCTCAGTCGCGTACGGACTCCACGCGGAGGTGTGTACGGGCGAAAGTGCTCCACCGCGTACGACTTGTGCACTTCGGCAACGTACGGACTTATGTCCTCAGCCGGGGCCGAGCGCCACCGCCGGTCACAGTGGCAGGCCGATCCGGTGGGCCAGGCCCCGCAAGTCCCGGGAGATGTTGGCCGGCAGTTGCCGGTCGGTGAGGAACTCGACGGTGTTTCTCACCGGCGCGTTGGCGTGGATGCGCTGGGGGGCGATCCGCTCGGCGGTCAGCAGGGCCGCGACCGCCTCGGCCTCCCGGCCCCGCAGATGGGCCAGGGACCGGCCCAGATCGGCATGGAAGGCGGCCTGCCGCCCCGGAGCCTGTTCCAGGGCCTCGGGATGCACCCTGCCCCCGGCGGTGACGGCATCGCCGTGCAGACCAAGGTCGGTGTTCAGGCTCACCTGGTGGATACCGACGTTGGTGGGGCCGAAGTTCAGGTGCCAGGCCCGCGTCTCGCCGGTGCTGCTGGCGAGGTTCGCGGCCTCGGCGAGGTGGCCGCGGACTTCAGCTGCCCGGGCCTTCCCGGGCCGGTGCCGGTCCTGGGTCAGCGAGGTGGCGGAGATCAGGTGGAGTTCGCCGAGCAGAGCATGCGCGTCTGGGCTGTTCAGATGTGCTTCCAGGCTGTTGGCGGCGGCGGTGGCCTGGGCCAGGGCCTGGGTAGGGCTGCCGACCGACATCAGCACATGCGTGTGGAAGAAGCCGGAGAGTGCGGAGTAGACCGGGTCGTCGAGTTCCGCGATTCCCTGGGCGGCGCGGGTGACCGCGATGAACGCCAAGTCGGTATAGCCGAGGTTCTTCAGCAGCAGCGTGCAGGCCGGGTGGTAGGCGTCCGCCAGCAGCTTCAGCAACTCGCGCCGGGCGCCTCCGACAGCGGCCTCGGCCGCAGCATGCAGGTCGGACAGCAGCGCGGGCAGCCCGGCGGCGAGGGTGCCGTACTCGGCAGAGTGGTAGAGCCGATTGGCCTTCTCCACTCGCTCGGCCAGGACCGACGCCGGAACCTGGGGCGGGCGGCGGTCCGGCGGGGTGGCCATGGTGATCCCCATCAGCGTCAGCCGCAGGGCCGGGATCGCCTCATGGGCCGCAGTCGCGTGCGGGGCTGCCGGGGCGAAGGG
The nucleotide sequence above comes from Streptomyces sp. NBC_01716. Encoded proteins:
- a CDS encoding nucleotide sugar dehydrogenase — protein: MQIVVAGQGYVGLPLAVRAAEVGHRVVGYDVDRRRVKQLAAGQSYVEDVASSRLSAVLETGAYSVTADTAALVGFDIAVITVPTPLRDGVPDLTYIESCARTLGEHLRHGATVVLESTSYPGTTEELLLPILEETSGLKGGADFLAGFSPERIGNKRWSFDGTPKLVSGIDAKSLDVIKDFYDGIFQTTVPVSGPKVAELAKLLENTFRFVNISMINEMAMLADALGVSIWEAIDAAATKPFGFTKFTPGPGVGGHCLPVDPMFLSWKAQQELGIPFRFAELAADVNRHMPDYVVRRLVEALNKRGIPVSGSQVLLLGLTYKYDATDLRNSPSARVAELLIGLGADVRGSEPNIPDGVDTELNVPRVDANPEEVAAADAVVLLMDHPRFDLVMIEKHAPYVLDCRNRLSGANVETL
- a CDS encoding glycosyltransferase family 2 protein, with the protein product MPLVSVVMPVYNSAPTLGAAVRSVLTQTHSDLELLVTDDQSSDGSMDLLREFAEQDERVLPESAPEQGGAGRARNLAIERARGDYIAFLDSDDMWLPEKTEKQLAFAAEASAPLTFTSYFKMDADYEGESTDWVPNGRVVRARQHVNYRAMLVRDHIGALTAMYDRNALGTRLMPEMRKRQDYALWLSIMRDGADARGLAEPLAVYRAHQAGSLSSNKLSLVQYNWALYREHEHLSVPRATRALSGAVWQSLRNSRI
- a CDS encoding TauD/TfdA family dioxygenase, whose translation is MLIDIPSELEAALIDCSLPLWKLDGAFLAQSTMGRYRAELKVTPQFEETAAILRHSLTGEGGGYAVLRLGNLAKALGVDDRFQRLATAFAAEVAIPFSPFPRWPLWKDIGVKVDKDPGKSSGIGYNAFHMDLVNGTLPPDYTTLLCVRPDPLGGGPSILSDARAAVARLSEDSRALLAESAYHYGTFFDLFGVGEEYKPFPILDGSAPGEGFVRFTAKMLERSELGQAHADAARELAAELVRGQVSLMLQPGDYLIVNQRRFLHGREALHSGQEAVPVSDRRLLLQLFLRARAGNGSAA
- a CDS encoding helix-turn-helix domain-containing protein, translated to MDEEQARRIGERLRSARRQRGMSLRNLAGLAGVSVGYLSMVENGRRLLDRSSHITSFAEALQVAPSELTGQPFAPAAPHATAAHEAIPALRLTLMGITMATPPDRRPPQVPASVLAERVEKANRLYHSAEYGTLAAGLPALLSDLHAAAEAAVGGARRELLKLLADAYHPACTLLLKNLGYTDLAFIAVTRAAQGIAELDDPVYSALSGFFHTHVLMSVGSPTQALAQATAAANSLEAHLNSPDAHALLGELHLISATSLTQDRHRPGKARAAEVRGHLAEAANLASSTGETRAWHLNFGPTNVGIHQVSLNTDLGLHGDAVTAGGRVHPEALEQAPGRQAAFHADLGRSLAHLRGREAEAVAALLTAERIAPQRIHANAPVRNTVEFLTDRQLPANISRDLRGLAHRIGLPL